The Deltaproteobacteria bacterium CG11_big_fil_rev_8_21_14_0_20_42_23 genome has a segment encoding these proteins:
- the msrB gene encoding peptide-methionine (R)-S-oxide reductase, which translates to MEGFSGGTKYESGTGWPSFFRPLEPENIVTKKDRKLFVTRTEVRSKHADSHLGHVFDDGPQPTGLRYCMNSAAMRFIPKEDLEKEGYGKYLKLFEK; encoded by the coding sequence ATGGAGGGTTTTTCAGGGGGGACTAAGTATGAATCAGGAACGGGCTGGCCAAGTTTTTTCCGCCCACTTGAACCCGAAAATATTGTAACGAAAAAAGACCGAAAACTTTTTGTCACTCGCACCGAAGTCAGAAGCAAGCACGCGGATTCTCACTTGGGGCACGTGTTTGACGACGGCCCACAACCAACTGGGCTTCGCTATTGCATGAATTCAGCTGCCATGCGCTTTATTCCAAAAGAAGATTTGGAAAAAGAAGGCTATGGAAAATACCTTAAGCTATTTGAGAAGTGA